The DNA region ACGACACCGAGCGCGGCGAGTTCGCCGACCGGCTCGCCGCGCTGGCCGATGTCTACGTGGGCGACGGTTTCGGTGCCGTGCACCGCAAGCACGCCTCGGTCTTCGACCTTCCGGCGCGGCTGCCGCACTACGCGGGCTACCTCATCGCCACCGAGGTCGGTGTCCTGAAGAAGCTCACCGAGGACGTCGAGCGCCCCTACGTGGTCGCGCTCGGCGGCGCCAAGGTGTCCGACAAGCTCGCCGTGATCGACCAGCTGCTCGGCAAGGCCGACCGGCTGCTGATCGGCGGCGGCATGGCGTACACCTTCCTCAAGGCCAAGGGCTACGAGATCGGCAAGTCGCTCCTCCAGGAGGACCAGATCCCGGCGGTCCAGGAGTACATCGAGCGGGCCGAGAAGAACGGTGTCGAGCTGGTCCTCCCCGTCGACGTCGTGGTCGGCCCCGAGTTCCCGGACCTGAAGACCAAGGCTCCGGCCAACCCCACCACCGTCGCCGCGGACGCCGTCCCGGCCGACCAGATGGGCCTGGACATCGGTCCGGAGTCCCGCAAGCTGTACGCATCGAAGCTCACCGACGCCGCCACGGTCTTCTGGAACGGTCCGATGGGCGTCTTCGAGCACCCCGACTACGCCGAGGGCACCAAGGCGGTCGCCCAGGCCCTTCTCGACTCCCAGGCCTTCACGGTCGTCGGCGGTGGCGACTCCGCCGCGGCCGTCCGCATCCTGGGCTTCGACGAGACGGCATTCGGCCACATCTCGACCGGCGGCGGCGCCTCCCTCGAATACCTAGAGGGCAAGACGCTCCCCGGCCTCGCCGCACTGGAGGACTGACCCCGTATGACCACTCGTACGCCGCTGATGGCGGGCAACTGGAAGATGAACCTCAACCACCTCGAGGCCATCGCCCATGTCCAGAAGCTCGCCTTCGCCCTGGCCGACAAGGACTACGAGGCCTGTGAGGTCGCGGTCCTGCCGCCCTTCACCGACCTGCGCTCGGTGCAGACCCTGGTCGACGGGGACAAGCTCAAGATCAAGTACGGCGCCCAGGACATCTCGGCGCACGACTCCGGTGCCTACACCGGCGAGATCTCCGGCTCGATGCTGGCCAAGCTCAAGTGCACCTACGTGGCGATCGGCCACTCCGAGCGCCGCCAGTACCACAACGAGACCGACGAGGTCGTGAACACCAAGGTCAAGGCCGCCTACAAGCACGGCCTCACCCCGATCCTGTGCGTCGGCGAGGAGCTGGACGTCCGCGAGGCGGGCAACCACGTCACGCACACGCTCACGCAGGTCGAGGGCGGTCTCAAGGACCTCCCGGCCGAGCAGGCCGAGACGATCGTGATCGCGTACGAGCCCGTCTGGGCCATCGGCACCGGCAAGGTCTGCGGCTCCGACGACGCCCAGGAGGTCTGCGCGGCGATCCGCGGCAAGCTCGCCGAGCTGTACACGCAGGAACTGGCCGACGCCGTCCGTATTCAGTACGGCGGCTCGGTGAAGGCCGGCAACGTCGCCGAGATCATGGCGAAGCCGGACATCGACGGTGCCCTGGTCGGTGGTGCCTCCCTGGACTCCGAGGAGTTCGTCAAGATCGTCCGCTTCCGCGACCAGTGAGCCGCGTTCCGTAACGAACCGGCGACCTGCGAGTAGGCCGTAGCGGCGTTACGTCGTACCCTTGCGGGGGCCGGGCGGCTTCGTACCCGAAGCACCGGCCCCCGTCGTCCGTCCAAGTCCCAGGAAGTTGGTCCAGCCGTGGTTATGGGGTTCTCGATCGCCCTGATCGTCTTCAGCCTGTTGCTGATGATGCTGGTGCTGATGCACAAGGGGAAGGGCGGCGGTCTCTCCGACATGTTCGGTGGCGGCATGCAGTCCTCCGTCGGCGGCTCCTCCGTCGCCGAGCGCAACCTCGACCGCATCACCGTGGTGGTCGGTTTGCTGTGGTTCGCGTCCATTGTGGTGCTGGGCCTTCTGATGAAGGTCAACAACTGACCACCGTCCGAGCATCGGAACGGCAGCACAAACGCACATTACGCAAGCACATTCCGCACGTAAGGCCCCATGTACGGTACGCGCCCGCAAGCGCGGCCTATCATGGGGCTTGCGTCTTTGGGCGGGGTGTAACTCCATCTACTAGACGCGCGTTGGGCCTTACGTAGACTGAGGCGCTCGCAGCGAAGCGAAACGCCGACTCGCTTTGCGGCACCATTACGCAGGGAGTTACGACCGTGGCAAGTGGCAACGCGATCCGAGGAAGCCGGGTCGGGGCGGGGCCGATGGGCGAGGCCGAGCGTGGCGAGTCCGCGCCGCGGCTGCGCATCTCCTTCTGGTGCTCGAACGGGCACGAGACGCAGCCCAGCTTCGCCAGCGACGCGCAGGTCCCCGATACCTGGGACTGTCCGCGCTGCGGCTTCCCCGCCGGACAGGACCGGGACAACCCGCCGGACCCGCCGCGCACCGAACCGTACAAGACGCACCTCGCGTACGTACGGGAACGGCGCAGCGACGCGGACGGCGAGGCCATCCTCGCCGAGGCGCTCGCCAAACTGCGGGGCGAGATCTAGGAGTCGAGGTCCGGCCGGACACCCACGGGTGTCCGGCCGGACTCGTTTGGGACGCGTACGGGGCCGTGCCCCGAAAGAGTGCCGGGCAGTACGACACCGGTCCGGTGGCCCCGCCCTGCGCGGGCGTGGCGGCCGGCCTTCCGCATTCTGTTCTTCACCGCGCTGATACCCCTGCTCAAGCCGGACGTATCTGTTGTTGAGCCGGACGACGGCGGGACGACAGCTCACGTCCCGCCCTGATCAATTAGGTTGGGACCGGCAGCGGGGCAAGGTACGCGGCACAGGCAGGAAAGAGGCGGAAGTCCCACATGAACGCAGACAGCCGTACCAGGCTCGACCAGACACCCGAGTGGACCGCTCTGGCCGGGCACCGGGAGGAACTCGGCGAGGCGCAGCTCCGTGAGCTGTTCGCCCAGAACCCCGGACGCGGCACCGGATACACGCTTCAGGTCGGCGATCTGCACGTCGACTACTCCAAGCACCTCGTCACCGACGAGACGCTGCGGCTGCTGCGCGCGCTGGCCGCCGCCACGGACGTGTTCGGACTGCGGGACGCCATGTTCCGCGGCGAGAAGATCAACACGACCGAGGACCGCGCGGTCCTGCACACCGCGCTGCGCGCCCCGCGTGACGCGGTGATCGAGGTCGACGGCGAGAACGTCGTACCGGCCGTGCACGCCGTCCTCGACAAGATGGCCGGCTTCGCCGAGCGCGTCCGTTCGGGCGAGTGGACCGGGCACACCGGCCGGCGCATCAAGAACGTGGTGAACATCGGCATCGGCGGCTCCGACCTCGGCCCGGCGATGGCGTACGAGGTGCTGCGGTCCTTCACCGACCGGGACCTGACGGTCCGCTTCGTGTCGAACGTGGACGGGGCCGACCTGCACGAGGCGGTCCGCGATCTGGACCCGGCCGAGACGCTGTTCGTCATCGCCTCGAAGACCTTCACGACCATCGAGACGATCACCAACGCGACCTCGGCCCGGAACTGGCTGCTCACGGAGCTGAAGGCCGGTCAGGAAGCCGTCGCCAAGCACTTCGTGGCGCTGTCGACGAACGCCGAGAAGGTCTCCGACTTCGGTATCGACACGGCCAACATGTTCGAGTTCTGGGACTGGGTCGGCGGCCGCTACTCGTTCGACTCGGCGATCGGTCTGTCGCTGATGATCGCGATCGGCCCGGACCGCTTCCGGGAGATGCTCGACGGCTTCCATCTCGTCGA from Streptomyces sp. NBC_00258 includes:
- a CDS encoding RNA polymerase-binding protein RbpA translates to MASGNAIRGSRVGAGPMGEAERGESAPRLRISFWCSNGHETQPSFASDAQVPDTWDCPRCGFPAGQDRDNPPDPPRTEPYKTHLAYVRERRSDADGEAILAEALAKLRGEI
- a CDS encoding phosphoglycerate kinase codes for the protein MKTIDELLAEGVDGKRVFVRADLNVPLAEGLITDDGRIRAVLPTVKALAEAGAKVVVASHLGRPKGAPDPAFSLLAAAERLGELLGAPVAFAQDTVGPAAHDAVNGLEPGQVAVIENLRFNAGETSKDDTERGEFADRLAALADVYVGDGFGAVHRKHASVFDLPARLPHYAGYLIATEVGVLKKLTEDVERPYVVALGGAKVSDKLAVIDQLLGKADRLLIGGGMAYTFLKAKGYEIGKSLLQEDQIPAVQEYIERAEKNGVELVLPVDVVVGPEFPDLKTKAPANPTTVAADAVPADQMGLDIGPESRKLYASKLTDAATVFWNGPMGVFEHPDYAEGTKAVAQALLDSQAFTVVGGGDSAAAVRILGFDETAFGHISTGGGASLEYLEGKTLPGLAALED
- the tpiA gene encoding triose-phosphate isomerase — protein: MTTRTPLMAGNWKMNLNHLEAIAHVQKLAFALADKDYEACEVAVLPPFTDLRSVQTLVDGDKLKIKYGAQDISAHDSGAYTGEISGSMLAKLKCTYVAIGHSERRQYHNETDEVVNTKVKAAYKHGLTPILCVGEELDVREAGNHVTHTLTQVEGGLKDLPAEQAETIVIAYEPVWAIGTGKVCGSDDAQEVCAAIRGKLAELYTQELADAVRIQYGGSVKAGNVAEIMAKPDIDGALVGGASLDSEEFVKIVRFRDQ
- the pgi gene encoding glucose-6-phosphate isomerase, giving the protein MNADSRTRLDQTPEWTALAGHREELGEAQLRELFAQNPGRGTGYTLQVGDLHVDYSKHLVTDETLRLLRALAAATDVFGLRDAMFRGEKINTTEDRAVLHTALRAPRDAVIEVDGENVVPAVHAVLDKMAGFAERVRSGEWTGHTGRRIKNVVNIGIGGSDLGPAMAYEVLRSFTDRDLTVRFVSNVDGADLHEAVRDLDPAETLFVIASKTFTTIETITNATSARNWLLTELKAGQEAVAKHFVALSTNAEKVSDFGIDTANMFEFWDWVGGRYSFDSAIGLSLMIAIGPDRFREMLDGFHLVDEHFRTAPAESNVPLLLGLLGVWYGNFHDAQSHAVLPYSHYLSKFTAYLQQLDMESNGKSVDRDGRPVEWETGPVVWGTPGTNGQHAYYQLIHQGTKLIPADFIGFAEPVADLLPGLVAQHDLLMANFFAQTQALAFGKTPDEVRAEGVPEELVPHKTFKGNHPTTTILARELTPSVLGQLIALYEHKVFVQGAVWNIDSFDQWGVELGKVLAKRVEPALTEGAQVPGLDESTTALVAKYRELRGRK
- the secG gene encoding preprotein translocase subunit SecG translates to MGFSIALIVFSLLLMMLVLMHKGKGGGLSDMFGGGMQSSVGGSSVAERNLDRITVVVGLLWFASIVVLGLLMKVNN